GAGCGCTGATGGTGAACAACGCGGACTGGCTGCGCACGCTGAACTACATCACTTTCCTGCGGGAGATCGGAGAGCATTTCAGCGTGAACCGGATGCTGACGGCCGAGGCCTACAGGCTTCGAATGGAGACGGGTCTCACCTTCCTGGAATTCAACTACCAGATCCTCCAGGCCTACGATTTCCTCATGCTCTTCCGGGAGTACGGCTGCACGATGCAGTTCGGGGGAGACGACCAGTGGGGGAACATCGTGGCCGGCGTGGACCTGATCCGGCGCAAGGAACGGGCGGCTGCGCAGGCGATTACCACGCCCCTGCTGACCCTTTCGGACGGCAAGAAGATGGGCAAGACGGCCGAAGGCGCCATCTGGCTCGATCCCGGTATGACCTCACCCTACGACTTCTACCAGTTCTGGATCAACGTGGACGACCGGGACGTGGAAGGCCTCCTCGGCCATTTTACCTTCCTGCCCATGGAGCAGGTGCGGGAACTCGGCGCCCTCGAGGGCGAGAAGATCCGCCACGCCAAGTCGGTCCTGGCCTTCGAGGCGACGAAGATCACCCACGGCGAGGAAGCGGCGTCCCAGGCGGAGCGCGGCGCCCGGAGCGTATTCGGCGGCGCGCAGGCGGGGGCGGAAGACGTGCCCACCGTGGAGATCGGCCGGGAACGCCTGGAGGCCGGCATCAACGTGGTCGACCTGTTCGTGGAAGCCGAACTGGGCAAGAGCAAGAGCGAAGTGCGCAGGCTGATCCAGCAGGGCGGCGCTTCCGTCAACGGCGAGCGCGTGGACGCCATCGACCGAATGCTCGGTACGAGGGATCTTGACGACGAAGGCGTCCTGCTCCTGAGGGCCGGCAAGAAGCGGTTCCAGCGCGTCAAGACCGGGTAAGGCCGACAGTGTTCAAGAACCTCAATCCTGGCATGATCGGCATTCACGCTTCCCTCGCCGAAGCGCTGGATATGGCTGCGCAGTACGGGTTCGACGGTGTCGATATCAACCTGCCGGATGTGGCCGAAATGGCACGGGAGACTTCTGCCGGGGAGGTCCGCGATCTTTTTGAACGAGCCGGCCGCCGTCCCGGCAACTGGGGCCTGCCGATCGAATGGCACGGCGCAGGGGAAAAGTGGACGGAAGAGTTGACCCGGCTACGCCGGTATGCCGGCCTGGCACGGGACATCGGCGCACTGCGGACGACTGCCGTGGTCATGCCCTGGTCGGATGAACGGACCTTCGACGAGAACTACGCCTTCCACGTGGAGCGTCTGAAGCCCGTGGCCGAGATCCTCGGGGAGCACGACTGCCGCTTCGGCCTGGAGTTCATCGGCCCGGAAACGCTTCGTCGGGGCAGGAAGCACGCGTTCGTTTATACCATGGACGGCATGCTGGCGCTTTGCCGCGACGTGGGTCCGAACGTGGGCTTGCTGCTGGACCTGTGGCACTGGTACACATCCCACGGCACCTGGGATGACCTCACGCGGCTGGGCAACGGCGACGTGGTCAACGTACACGTCAACGACGCGCCGGCCGGGGTCCCGGTGGACGAGCAGATCGACAACAAGCGGTGCCTGCCCGGCGAGACCGGCGTCCTCGACATAGCCCGGTTCCTCAAGGCGCTGGACGCCATGGGCTACGACGGCCCGGTCACGGCCGAACCTTTCAGCGCGCGTGTGAACGCCCTGGCCCCGCGGGACGCCCTGCGGGAGACCTCCGAAGCCATGCATCGGGCATGGGCATCGGCTGGTATCGGATAATCGAAGCAGGTTCGAAAATGGCCTCATCTCCCGAACGTGTATCCGTCCACGGCGGCCATAGCGGGGAATTCTGCGACCACGCGGAAGACAAGCTGGAAGAGATCGTCAGGGCCTACATCGCCCATGGATACGCCTGGGTGGGCATCACCGAGCACATGCCGCCGGAGCGGGATGCATTGAGCTACCCCGACGAACTGGCGGCCGGGTTGAACGCCGTCGATCAACAGGCGAGATTTGCCGAGTACATGGCGACCTGTAGGCGGCTTCGGGAAAAGTACGCATCCGAAATCCGCATACTGGTAGCCTTCGAAACGGAAGGGTACAGCGGGTATGAAAGCTGGGTACCCGCGATGAGGGAGGCGCACGAACCCGACTATATCGTGGGTTCCGTGCACCAGATCAACGATGAGTTGTTCGATGGATCACCGGAATGGTACCGGGCCGCGGCGGATACGGTCGGGGGCGTGGACGAGCTGTACCGCGCGTACTTCGACCGCCAGTACGAAATGATCACGACGCTGCGTCCCGAGGTGATCGGCCATTTCGACCTGGTCCGGATCTTCGACCCCGACTACAGGGCGCGCCTCGTTAAGCCGCTCGTGTGGGAACGGGTCGTGCGCAATCTGGAGGCGATCCGGGATCTCGGTTCGATCCTGGACTTCAACCTGGCCGCGCTTAAAAAAGGTCAGCCCGAGCCCTATGTCTCCCGGCCGGTACTCGAGCAAGCCCTTAAAATGGAAATCGCCGTGGTACCTGGGGACGATTCCCACAGTGTAGGAAACGTCGACCGACACTGGGACGAGGGTATCCGTTTCCTGCGGGAAGCGGGGTGCGATCTGAACTGGAAGTGTCCTGCCTAGTACCTTCGCTCCCAGGGCCCAATCGGCACCTCGATCAGCGTCGGGGCGTCCGCCGCCGCAGCTTCGCCCACGGCCGCTTCCAGCTGTGACGGGTC
This is a stretch of genomic DNA from Gemmatimonadota bacterium. It encodes these proteins:
- a CDS encoding tyrosine--tRNA ligase, yielding ALMVNNADWLRTLNYITFLREIGEHFSVNRMLTAEAYRLRMETGLTFLEFNYQILQAYDFLMLFREYGCTMQFGGDDQWGNIVAGVDLIRRKERAAAQAITTPLLTLSDGKKMGKTAEGAIWLDPGMTSPYDFYQFWINVDDRDVEGLLGHFTFLPMEQVRELGALEGEKIRHAKSVLAFEATKITHGEEAASQAERGARSVFGGAQAGAEDVPTVEIGRERLEAGINVVDLFVEAELGKSKSEVRRLIQQGGASVNGERVDAIDRMLGTRDLDDEGVLLLRAGKKRFQRVKTG
- a CDS encoding sugar phosphate isomerase/epimerase produces the protein MIGIHASLAEALDMAAQYGFDGVDINLPDVAEMARETSAGEVRDLFERAGRRPGNWGLPIEWHGAGEKWTEELTRLRRYAGLARDIGALRTTAVVMPWSDERTFDENYAFHVERLKPVAEILGEHDCRFGLEFIGPETLRRGRKHAFVYTMDGMLALCRDVGPNVGLLLDLWHWYTSHGTWDDLTRLGNGDVVNVHVNDAPAGVPVDEQIDNKRCLPGETGVLDIARFLKALDAMGYDGPVTAEPFSARVNALAPRDALRETSEAMHRAWASAGIG
- a CDS encoding histidinol-phosphatase, whose translation is MASSPERVSVHGGHSGEFCDHAEDKLEEIVRAYIAHGYAWVGITEHMPPERDALSYPDELAAGLNAVDQQARFAEYMATCRRLREKYASEIRILVAFETEGYSGYESWVPAMREAHEPDYIVGSVHQINDELFDGSPEWYRAAADTVGGVDELYRAYFDRQYEMITTLRPEVIGHFDLVRIFDPDYRARLVKPLVWERVVRNLEAIRDLGSILDFNLAALKKGQPEPYVSRPVLEQALKMEIAVVPGDDSHSVGNVDRHWDEGIRFLREAGCDLNWKCPA